Proteins encoded together in one Otariodibacter oris window:
- a CDS encoding host cell division inhibitor Icd-like protein encodes MKSRIHSTLKAGLLLNIVEIWVTNPINLHFNPINPHQKTAKCEVNHFTNWLNLFYSNYALAKSNAERQNSNYKSTANNSTPLSRAFFVCSTRTPKIDLSTDSLFSMVACNGKGFALCCVPLIAVSDPVTRYRQLTVRSEAVTLYKIINGVTTMIYQFLGISRQHYDKTKAEQIRILAENETQARAFKAREYVLIPVGRLPDSAFNANTFNALEVAHV; translated from the coding sequence ATGAAAAGCAGAATACATTCTACACTAAAAGCGGGTTTATTGCTCAATATTGTAGAAATATGGGTAACAAATCCAATAAATCTACACTTTAATCCAATAAATCCACACCAAAAAACCGCAAAATGTGAAGTGAATCACTTTACAAACTGGCTCAATTTATTTTATTCTAATTACGCATTAGCAAAATCTAATGCCGAGCGTCAGAACTCGAACTATAAATCAACGGCGAACAATAGCACGCCTTTATCTCGTGCTTTTTTTGTTTGTAGCACACGCACACCCAAAATAGATCTATCTACTGATAGTCTATTCTCTATGGTAGCGTGTAATGGGAAAGGTTTCGCCCTTTGCTGTGTTCCGTTGATCGCAGTTTCTGACCCCGTTACACGTTACCGCCAACTCACAGTCAGAAGTGAAGCGGTAACTCTATATAAAATCATCAACGGAGTTACGACAATGATCTATCAATTCCTCGGCATATCTCGCCAACATTACGACAAAACCAAAGCAGAACAAATCCGCATACTTGCTGAAAACGAAACACAAGCAAGAGCCTTTAAAGCTCGTGAATATGTTTTGATTCCCGTCGGTCGCTTACCTGATTCCGCTTTCAATGCGAACACCTTTAATGCGTTGGAGGTGGCTCATGTCTAA
- a CDS encoding helix-turn-helix transcriptional regulator has protein sequence MDITINSQEPIIEKRYTCKELMALGGGVSRTFIYDQIKSGNLPKPEKWGRSTRWKESDVKTWLASFQPKA, from the coding sequence ATGGATATAACCATCAATTCACAAGAACCTATCATCGAGAAACGTTACACCTGTAAAGAGCTTATGGCTCTTGGTGGCGGTGTATCTCGTACATTCATCTATGACCAAATCAAATCAGGTAATTTGCCTAAACCTGAAAAATGGGGACGTTCTACTCGTTGGAAAGAATCAGACGTCAAAACTTGGTTAGCGAGTTTTCAACCTAAAGCATAG